The DNA sequence gaatgaaCAAATGCATGATAGCGTGAAAGTAAAGAAGGGAGAAATGAAGAAGGTAGGATGTTGGCAAGGAAAGGAGGATGGTATGAAATGAAGACTGGGCAGAAGGAAGGAAAATTAAAGGATAGACAAAACGATAAAGATACTTTTTGATAGTCTCAACTTGAAACCTACacttttaaacactaacccatGATTTGAAAGCCCTAACtacaaaccctaacccagcCTAGAAAGCCCATTTGGAAACCCTGAATATCTGTTTGGATATATTATGTATGTACTTGGCCGGCGACCAGTCCCGGGTGTACAGCCGGGATAGGCTCCGACGACTTCCAGGCCACCCGAATGAGGACGAGTGGATATCAAAAGGCATTccaacatttaataaatattccGTCAAACTTTGGCTCGACTTTACATTCGCTTtgtcaaaacaatcaaattggtcaaacaaaacaaaaaaaatctcctgaGCTTTTGAGGTCTACATTTacacagcatttaaaaaaaaaaaaatcaaaacatgtaACAAAAAAACTTCGTAACAccagaaaacaaaaagcaattcACAAATGAATCATCTGCAATGGTTCTTCCTCGCAGTGTAAACAAAGACTGTTTGGTGGATCGTCAGAGTTGGCGTACAAACGGAGAACATCAAACGAGGCACACCTGCACATTATCATTGAAGTCAGCCTCCTCTTTTACACAAGAGAGCCGGCAAGATTTACACCTCGGAGCGGAAAACCGAAGGAAATCCGGCATTTAACCACCTCGGTGGGGTATTGACTGCAGTCAGATACTTTGTTGGAATATCCTACAGCAGTCATTTCACTTGAATCTGACCCACATTTCAAGCAGGAATGCCCAGTAATTGACATTTATGTAAAGTGGACTTAGTATTGAGCCTTGCGGAACACCACGTTTTCTGCTCTAAGCAATTGTAGCATTTTGTCCAAATTTGTGGAACACAATCAAAATGTCTTTCAAGACCAGCACATCTTGGCCGTCAATATGCGTGAAAGGTCGTTTTTGCAGATGTGCGACTGGCTGACTGCCGACCAATCCGGGGTCGTTCAGGTGTAGCTAACTCAAGAGCGCTGACGTGATTGGACCCATGGCAATCCTCGGGGTGGGGTCAGTGCTGGTAGTGTGGCACGGCGATGTGCTGGTGGTAGGcggcgtggtggtggtggtggtggggagaCGGGTACGGGAGGCCCGGGCTGGTGAGGGTGAGGCCCGTGCACTGCGCCTCGTGGGTGCTCAGCACCGACGACAGGTACTTGGCCTCCTCCGTCAGCTGCTTCACCTCCTTCCTCAGCGCCGCGTTCTCCTTCTCCAGGCTCTCGCTCTCCTGGGGGGGCGGGGACAAAAAGCAGCAGATTGGTCAGCTGTCGGTCGTGCCCGCGTTTAGGGCTGGAAAATGGAGGGGAAATTTCCGGAAAGCTTCATTTGtgcaattttgaaaatatttccgTTCGGACATGTGAAGTGGATCGCCACATTTTCTACAATAAGGGCAAACAATTGCGACATTTGCGTAAAGTGTCATGCAAAAAACTTGTGGCCCTTGCAtagaaccttgtggaacaccgtCTGATGCAATGTGGTCGTTTTAGTCAGAATTATGCGCATCGATCTTTTCCCCAAATACGGCTTATTTGAGCAGCCACTTAGAAGCCAATTTGAtcattcttgatttttttctcagaaattgTCTTGGAAAGTTGGAAAGTCTCCACCCAAATTTTGCAACCGTCTGCACATTTGGTGGCGCCACAAGTTCACAGATCGAGCCGTTATctgcacgtgcacacacacacacttcctgttaTCAGTGAAGAAGCGACACCTATGACCACAATAGCTGTCCTgataagaaaagaagaagaaaaaaaaacggactttCATTGACACTATGCTATTTATTTACAACATGTCATCATAAACAAGCAGAAATGTTTGATATCTACAATGGACAACACACGCCCTCATATAAAGCAGTTGAACTTTTTGATTTGGCCCAACCAATTGGCAAAGGAAAAAGATTAACAGCGCAGTGAAGCTCtgcatagatttaaaaaataataataattgtactttggcgccatcttgtggaatctCGGCGTTGCTGTAAGATGAAGTCTGAATGCGTTTTTTCTTCTGCGTTCGAGTCGTCTCGTTTTGTTGGCGCAAGAACAAGCAAACACTGCAAACAAACTTGAAAATCAGTTGGTGGCGTGTGTAGCGGAATTATAAATTTCTTTCATCAGGCGGCACGCAAGCAGATTTTGAGCtctttgttagcattagccattcttttttacctttattttctttttttctattttacacCAGAACGCATTGGAATTTAGTCAGCTACTTCCACTACCGAAAGTGGCGTGCTTCGTCTTTCAGAATATACAGGAAGCTCAATACAGGAAATTCTTAAAAGTGTAAATGTTGCTGACGTAAGAGTAAAGTACGTCCTTGAGCGATATTGTTCGGAAGTGGTCTCTtttgattattgttattatacatCCTATTTTTAGGTTCACTTacaaatctgcatttttttttgttttttgttttttgtctttgaaaaccACACACGTGTGAATCCACAATACATACTTCCTTCCTTGTTGTGgttgtttgtgtttatatttaaaaaataaaagttttctttAACACACCTTGTGATCGATTTATTTTCAGGGGtcgtgttttgttttattatgtaaacttgattttaactctttgactgccgaaaacgttaaataacgtttagtaaaatcctatggaggagtgccaaagacgttaaaagacgttttttttcaaaacagaggtgaaactaaccattttctattgttgattactcaaaaacggaacaaggtagaaacaaacttttttttctgatgaaagatgacagtccaatctttcatttggtagtatgtgtgtttccatagtccaaacacataattttctgtggaccttgaaagatcagtcaaaatgcttaaaatcggctggcacccacggcatcccttttctgaaaacgtctggcagtcaaagagttaatttgttgaaatagaaatgattttttttttattgtagtccttttttttaatggacttttaattcattgaaataaaattacatCCCTTTATaagatttgtatttgttgagTACGCCTGATAAATTCAGTTAGTAagatatttgattattttttataagaCACCTCTCGTCTTGGAtctttttagatttgttttcgTCTTTCTTGCATGACATTTCATTCGATTGCCctttagctgtttttttttgttttgttttttttagcggtTTGCATCATTCGCAAAAAGGAGCAAAAGGTGGAAAATGACCCAACATTTGCGCATTTCCCACAAGCGCATGCGAGGCGACTTTCCATCAGCTTTGATGTCAAGCAAGTAGAGCAAAATGCCCCAAAGAGGTTGCCGAGTGGGAGAAATTTTCCACTGAGGtcgtagtaaaaaaaaaaaaaaaaaaagaagaaagaaaggtcATCATAACGCcaacgtttttgttgttttttatcgcTCATCTGAGCTGCAAATGCGTCAGTTGAGCTCACCGCGGCCGCTTTTACAAGAAGTGTCTTTTGCTGCCCTCCCGCCCTCGCCTGTGGCGGCCCCACGACGCGCTCGTTCTCGCAAAAGGAAATACTACGGGGCTGCATGGCGGGAAACTGCTGCGGCGTCCCCCAGAGGGGAAAATACGCTTTCCTCTTTATTGTGGGAGGGGgatgtcaagtcaagtcaaaccgcagccccccccccccccccttcatgtTCAAGAGTTAATACAACAGATCATCAATGTGCCCTACAGAAAAAGTACATGTTGATGCCGTCAAATAttggaacaaaaataaatatatgataaCATACTAATACAGATAAAACAATAACTAATGCAAGTTTTCTTGGTTTTAAAATCAATGTCCAGTAAAAATTTTCATTCTGATTTcttaattactaaataaattttgaaaagtttatttgaatttagattaatttaatttttctgttcttattatgttttcatttattttattcttttgctcctgtttatttttgtgttttgcctCTCATATGTTATTCAATTACTATTttgctcctcttcttttttttaattttttttaccactgaCATTGCTGGTTTATGATTATATGGTATGTTTTGCCTTTAaatttaatcagattttttttttctttttctttctttttaatttccatgtattttttatttatttaaatttcgtTGCCATTAGCATGTTGAGCTCTGGTTATTTTTTGGGAGCGCGTTTTGTCCACTCTGCTTTCATTTTACTTTTAACATTAATAGGGTTGATTTCAGTGTTTGGATTGTTTTTCGTTTGTTTGCCAGCATTTTTCtcctttaattaaaaataaatgaatcaaaaatattttttccccctttagcATTGTCTCCTTTAAGTCAAGCGGCTTGTATGCTAACACTAGGCTAACACAATCTCCCCTCTAGGGGGCGCGAGTGAGTTGCTGTGACATCCTAAGAgcagaaaaacaacacaagtaACTTATAGCAACTTTAGATATTTTGTAGTTGCcaaatcaatgatgtcattcttCTGTTTGCCTTCCCCGAGACCCGCTACATCTCGTTTTATAATCTACGCAAGCGCTCCAGCATAAAATTCGCCAATTGACGATCGAAGCAGTTTGATATTTGAGGCTTGGCTTGCATCTTCCGTCAGTGAGCTGCTCGCGCTCCCATTTTGAGTGAAACATTTGCACACGCTCGAGGCGCTGCTGCTGGTTTGCTGCGCGGCGGCCACCTGTCACAAATGATGTCGTGAAGCAAAAACGCGTGCTTATTCTAAATCTACAGTTGAGGCGAACAAAAGTGGTGGAGTGAGTCGAACCCTGCCGTACTCTCCTCTTCTCACTCGGTTGCAGTTTGCAAGGGAGGTGCTGGTTACTGGCTGATGCCCACACGTGCTAATTTATTCGCGCAAACACTGCGAGCGGCGTCCAAGTGTGCCGCCCGCCAGAAGCCATGACACATCGCCACATGGTCAGGTAGcattatgtaaataataataataataataataaaaaaatgcgaCTCGGGTGCTGAGCAACAGTGAAGTTGGAAGGCTAACTTCCAAGGAGTCCCCAGGGAAAGACCACAGACATCCATTTTCAATAGCAcgtattagcattagcagttaGCTGCAGTCTATCCAAGGCCGAGGTGGCAAAAAGGATTAACTTTGTACTTGTGGAAAAGAAAACTGGTAAAAGTACAAGGACTGATTTAATCGCTTtccttgagtaaaaaaaaagtacaatcattttgaaaacttgccacaaatgataacaaaacaaaaacaaaagctagctagctagttagtatCGACTCAGGCTTATATGCTAGGAAAACAAAGTTTGTTTCCATAGCATTTTAGCTTTGCTAACATTGTGACAtaccaaacaaaaaatgctaaagtGGCTAATAATAACAAAggggacaaaaataaatgtttttttcaaaaacaaaagctacCTAGCTAATATCGGCTCTTGCTTTTATGCTAAGAAAACAAAGTGTTTCCATAGCTTTTTAACTTTGCTAACATTGTGACAtaccaaacaaaaaatgctaaagtTGCTAATgataacaaatggaaaaaaaaataaaaattctgaaaGCTTTACGCTTGTGTTTTATAGGCTGGCACCCGCAACAAAACATTCCTAAAATATGCTAACCCAAACAATGCTAAACTAGCcaataattacaattgaaaattgaaattgaaaaatacatctaacTTGTATGTCAAGGTGCAACGGcaactaattgattatcaatTTCATTGGCGAATAATTTGATCAATGGGAATGTCAGCCTCTCAACATGAAATTCTCCGATTTGATCCATGAAAGCAAGCGGAGTCGTTTTGCGTGCAATCGAATGAcgacatttgcaaatatctgctttcaCTTTGGAAAACGATGGTCAACTTTTTCTGACGTTTCGGACCAAAACGGCAACCGGATCATAATCAGTTTGCGTTGATGCATTTTCTTCACGTCCTTTTTACGTGCGGAGGACGAAAAAGCAACAATGTCAAAGGTCAAAAGTTGTCCGAAAAAGCGCTGCTCAGATTCCGTACGGTGTACCCGACAAACGGACGGAATCCGCGTCACAAAGGATTTGTGGTTGCTAGGCAACGGCGGCGCAAGTCTTCTCACCAGGTGGAGGCTGTCGGCCTTCTGCATTTGCCGCATTCGGCTCTTCTGCGCCGCGATGCGATTCTTCTCCCGCCGCATCACCTTCCTCACGTCGTCCGACGAGCTCTGCGCGACAACGTCACAATCACATTATTGCAATTTCAAATTGTCCCGCCATTTGTGAGGTGTGGAGGaggaaatcctttttttttttcttacatcctCCCCACAACAATTGACTTCAAAAATTGTGAAATGAATCACGTTCTAATCTCGGTTGTGGACGACCGCAACGCAATCATCGCCCTCCGACTCAGCCGCACTTTGAGTCACCTGAGCCGGCGCCGGCCAGACTCGACTCGATATTGCAAAATGGCCGTTACGGGCTCGGCCCAACTGAAAGCCCCGACACACCCTCGCACATGGAAGCACGTTTGTCTACGTGTGCCCgccattggctggcgaccagttcaagGGTTAGGCTGcttgtttgaaatttaaaaaaaaaaaaattcaaaaaacttttaaaacacattgtCAACATGTTTGAATATTTGCCAGCAGAAAATGCTGCAAGTAAAACAATTTCGGGGCTTGTTTGTAACGAGAACCAGAATTGACTGAATTGACATTGGAGATTCTGAGGTGGAAGTTCCAAAGTTGAATGCCACCCAAAAAGTTTTGGAGTTCAACCAAAAGGTCACCTACGTttcgtgtctttttttttttgggtctctttttgaaggaatattattTGCCTTTAGCTTGTGTGACCACAAAGAACAGCAAATGTGACGTCAAACGTAAATTGTAAACTTAATAAAGACGGCAAGAGTTCTATTAGATCACTTtacttgacaaaaaacaaactttaaaaaataaataaaaaagaataccTTCGACGTCCAGAGTTGACATTTCTTCAATTTGCCGTTAACCAAAATTGACTTCaacttacactctaaaaaaagttgggtccaaAGTTAACCCACTTGtggctcaaaaatggaccgacgcACTTTATGggacaatttgacccaactttctgggttgttatatacaaaataaccccaatttttttttttgaacccaAGTCAAgtatctgaccaatatttatgagttgttttactctGAAAGACGcttttcttgactcaaagtagaggatcggtccatttttgagcaaacagtttttagagtgtggtaaTGCTTCAAAGatgattagcattttttttcttgtgctaTTTGGAGCGTTTTGTTGCACTTTGAATGACcgttacaaatgtgtttttagtttttcaatGAGTTTAGAAACCAAATGATAACAATGAGCAAGTCAACCATCGTGTTCTAATTtggaagttcttttttttttttttttttacttactttgtTGAACTCTTTTGACACCAAGTTGGACGTGTAAAATGTGTTACTTTCAACCTGCAACCGGTTTTGttgtttcattcattcactttcCACAACTTCAATAACTTGAAAGTCAAGCAGAACGTTTTTCGGGTACTTTTGGAGTCGTTTGACTTTTAGTTAAATGAAGGTTTGTAACTTGCAACTTCAAATTCTCTttgcattgttttcttttgaagCGGAATCTGGATCTTcatcaagcacacacacacacaaaaaaaaaaaaaaagggcacgaGAGGAGTGAAGTTGATGACGAGGTGACACgtgcacaggacacaaagcgTCCCTGACGTCTCGTGTCAGTCACACTTCGGACCGAGCGATTTTAAAAACAACCCTCGAACCCTCAGCCTGGCCCGCAGGCGGCTCCTCACACGCGTGTGCAAAAGCGCGCAGACGAGCAAAGAGAAAGAAGCTTACCTGCCTGCCTGCAGGTGAGGGCGACCTGCAGCCGGCGTGGCTGCCGTCGGAACCCTGAGCCATGGCCGCCAGCACcagcggcaaaaaaaaaaagcggcgcCCACTTCTGCTTTTGTCGTCAAGCGAGAGCGAGTTTGTGGCGCCGCTGACAGGAATCGCTgcctccttcctttctttctcgcactcctcctcctcctttctcgCGCTCTCAGACTCGAATGACGAGCTCGTGATGTGGTTTCTGCTCAAAAGAGTTTGAAAAGTCAACAAGAGAGATCCTGTTGAAAGGCCCGGAAAAAGAACACACGATAAGAAAGTACCTTCTCCACTTGGGCATTGCAatattgtgaaaataacacaaatgcgcCAGCTCGGAGATTccccttcctcttttttttttgagaagtACAAACGGTTGGTTCGTTCATGCTCAACGATGGATGAAAATCAAATTGAGCGGCCGAAACTCGATGTTTCGAGGAAAGCCCAAAAGTGTGAGCGGCTGATCCACTCGTTAATATGCGCACGTTTGGTGGCCTTCGTTTCCAGCTGGCACGCGATTGAGAGTCCCTTTTTTGTCATTTGGGTTCCGTTCTTAaattcagaaacaaaaatgtatgcCTGGAAATGATCAcatatgaacatttatttattttttaactgcaGATGGTCGGACGCATGTTGCAGTCCAGCAACAGAAATGATCTCTCCCTGGATTATGTCCAAGCTTTGGAGTCATCGATACGATAATcgattccaaaaagatttctttgTGATATCCCCCCAAAAACCATGACAAATTGACTTGCTTTACTCATGATATATTTCTCTGATTCAGCGGATTCATTGActatcagaattttattctAGTATCGGAATCagcctaaaacaaaacaatgctttagagcgcctcattgttggctGTGAGTGTGTGCACGTCACACAAAGAAAGATAGAAGCACAGAGagcacagttttttgtttttttttataaattggaTTTGACAGCCAGGGTGTTGACAGGCGCTTTGGGCTGGTACagccactttagagcgcctcattgttggctGTGAGTGTGTGCACGTCACGCAAAGAAAGATAGAAGCACAAagagcacagttttttttttttttttttataaattgtatttgacAGCCAGGGTGTTGACAGGCGCTTTGGGCTGGTACagccactttagagcgcctcgttgttgcaTTGTGGAAAGGCCCCCATGATGGCTCAGCCACCAAACGCTTTAAAATAGTGACGGGCGAACTGGCAGCCTGCAAATTTGCCttcatttccattcaatttTAGTCTGACATGTATTTGTGTTCCTATTTTTACCTTGACGATGCtagttaatcatttttttcgTCTGTCGAACCGCCGAAGTAGCGTTTGGCTCAGTAAGGACATGATAGTcttgtgaccaaaaaaaaaaaagaaaaagaaaatgaggaGCTAAACAGCTTTGCTGCCGAAAGAACGGCCCTCCTACACAAAAACATGTTCCATCATCAcagggattttttatttttttttcttggacgCAGGCAGTCTTTTCCCAATATACTCCAGAAAAGCCGATTACACAAACAATGACGCAGGGAACAATACAAATATGGAGTGTTGGACGACAAGAAAAGaggattcaaaaaaaaaaaaaaatggactctgctaaataaatttcaaaatatattttcatttctcGCACAAACGAGGTGTTTGTAGTGTCGCTTGACACTCAAATTCCGACAGTGCGTGAGTGTGTTTTAGAAACTCTCGCATGTTGGGAAATCCCCTTGAAAAAGGGGACACTTATTTGGAAAACACAAGTGCAGCAAAGAGAGTTTATGGTTACAAGCCCCGAACTTGATAATTAAGTCCGCTCATGAAAAGTGTTTCTCCTGTTCAGAAGTGTTAACATCATATAAGTGCACTTTTTGTGGCCCTAATATGATGGTGACCCGAATGCAAAAATATATTGGTCATTTTGACGACATTCATTTTGGCGCCCTCTGGAGGCCAGCAGCCGCTGCAGCGCCGCTCATTTCTTAAAGTTAGTGTAGTTGTGGCAGTTGACCACAATGTGGCGATAGTGGGCCGCTCTACGACTTGACCATTCcagattggttaaaaaaaacaaaacgttatgGTGACgtgattttgtattattttttttttacggtgacGGGATTGTTACCCAAACGGCTCGCTGCTCGTGACGTCACAGTTGACTAGTAcgtttttaacatgttttagCTTCCTTCCTTATTAAAAGATGACTGCACTTATTGCTAGGCAGATTCGCTCACCTGTATCCATGACAACCACAGCAGCTGTTGCTCACTACGGTGGCCGCAAAGGGTCCGTGCAACATAACGCCCACAACGCCTATAAAGAGAGTTGTGCTGGATTGTCAATCAACTTATAGCAATACAGTTCATTCAACGacatacatttttctttacctttactttattatatttaattttaaatgaatatcattcttaatgtatttttttttaaccaatttcaTAAAATAATCCCTTCCCATATATACAAGCAGCGGTTTATGTATGCTAGCTTGTTAATATTGTGGTTATAGAAACAACTCACATGTCCACTTGTTGAAGGGCAAATCTGTGGGGACCGCGCTACAACTtgatgcaaaacatttttgtttgatttaattaaaattctTGTACctacacattaaaaaactgatataaaatcaaaacacaTAGAACATAATggcattcattattttttataccaACACACCAAAAATccttataaaataaattgaaaacaaaatggcattttcttatttatttcctATAAACTGAAGTTAATAAATGCACAAAatgcccccctcccctccccctgaTTCTTCAGTTTATGAACACAGAAATAACCCGAAAACCAGCTTTGCACTGCCATCATACACAATGTTAGCAAAACTGAATTGAATTGAGTGAAGAAAACAGAGGTTGCGTTCGTTGCATTGAGTATTTTAATGGCCTGACGGCtttggcgagaaaaaaaaaaaaaaacaatgcccgGCATCTTACAAAACACTTCTTTTAAAAGgataacaaacaacaacaaatgtatcCATAAGCGTTGGCGGGAAATCTGCAGTTGCTGAGTCAAGACTTCATTAgctgagagaaagaaagaaagaaaagagagcaTTTAGACACGCCCGTTTGAGCTTCAAGTGACTTTCGCGCAAACGGGCGGAATCCTCGCATCTCCAAAATGGCGACTTTTCCGAATCGCAGCCTCTTCTGGGCTGAAGCAATTACAGCAaccattttttaacaaacaggCTTACACTCAACTGTATCTAACCTATTATTTTCACTcgttcttgtaaaaaaaaataaataaatacatctatgCTTTAAATCTTGAGGCGACATAAAGCCCGCACATTAAGGTAAGCACTTTTTACACAAGTTATTAGATTTATTCTGAGTGGACGAAAATGTGTACAAAACGCGATTTGTGtgggaaaaatgcaaaattgcccatatttggacatgGAGATTTCCGCCTTCCATTTGCTTCCAACATGAAACGCGGTCACCTGCTCTGCGTCTTGGTCCACTTGAGGGCGTGTCTGGGGGGCACCGACGTGGCGGGGTGGAAGAAGGTGCAGCCGTCTCGCTTGCACTGGCTGGCAAAGTGGCACGGCTGCCCGCGGAGGCAAAATCAACAGGCGCCATTTTGTTTCCCCCCCGCCATTAATCCCAGAGCGACGTTTACCTTGGGATGGTAAAAGGGGCAGTCCATCTTCTTGCATTGCGGGAAGAAGCGGCACATGTTCACGGTCGGTGCTGCTGGCGGCGCCactgtttcccccccccccccgcccccaaaaaaaaggttgtgcgtTAGAAACATTGCGGGGTGGCGGGCGTGTGTGGCGTCACCTTTGTGTCGAGCACCTGGCCTGGTGGGCGGGGCCACGGCACCCCTGCGGCTCACGTGCGTGTAGGCACAGTCGGGCTTGCTGCAGCGAGCGTCGTATTTACAGTTGGGGTGGATGAAAAGACATTTGTCGCCAAACTTGCACGTGGGGAACGTCCTGCGGCACAAACCGGACCATTTCAAAAGCACTCgggttgatttttttccttccattttGTGTTTGCAGGTTTTCTGCGGCGGCCCGTTTGTACTGACTTGCA is a window from the Vanacampus margaritifer isolate UIUO_Vmar chromosome 19, RoL_Vmar_1.0, whole genome shotgun sequence genome containing:
- the batf gene encoding basic leucine zipper transcriptional factor ATF-like encodes the protein MLHGPFAATVVSNSCCGCHGYRNHITSSSFESESARKEEEECEKERKEAAIPVSGATNSLSLDDKSRSGRRFFFLPLVLAAMAQGSDGSHAGCRSPSPAGRQSSSDDVRKVMRREKNRIAAQKSRMRQMQKADSLHLESESLEKENAALRKEVKQLTEEAKYLSSVLSTHEAQCTGLTLTSPGLPYPSPHHHHHHAAYHQHIAVPHYQH